The following are encoded together in the Arcobacter aquimarinus genome:
- a CDS encoding bifunctional 3,4-dihydroxy-2-butanone 4-phosphate synthase/GTP cyclohydrolase II: protein MNAILRVQEAIKEIQKGNMVIMLDDEDRENEGDLVYAAPLSSAEKVNFMATHAKGLICVSVTKETANRLQLNPMVTSNTSSYETAFTVSVDAADATTGISAKERDDTIKILANPISNPLELVRPGHIFPLIAKDGGVLVRTGHTEGSVDLCKLAGLNGEAVICEIMKEDGTMARRDDLDIFAEKHNLKQVYISDLVEYRLSHEKLVEEVSSSNKIFFSKEVIQKEFKDHLGNIHTAIIFGQLGHTTHIKFHTILPDIDLFLNDEKLNSMIKTINFLQSKGGVLIFLNDEMKKKESQKDYGIGAQILNSLNIKQIKLMTSGGKHSFVGLQGFGLEIVEEIQIEC from the coding sequence ATGAATGCAATACTAAGAGTACAAGAAGCTATTAAAGAGATTCAAAAAGGTAATATGGTTATTATGTTAGATGATGAAGATAGGGAAAATGAGGGAGATTTAGTTTATGCAGCACCGTTAAGTAGTGCTGAAAAAGTAAATTTTATGGCTACTCATGCAAAAGGTTTGATTTGTGTTTCTGTTACAAAAGAGACTGCAAATAGATTACAATTAAATCCAATGGTTACTTCTAATACATCTTCTTACGAAACGGCTTTTACAGTTTCTGTTGATGCGGCTGATGCAACTACTGGAATTAGTGCAAAAGAGAGAGATGATACAATTAAAATATTAGCTAATCCAATTTCAAATCCTCTTGAATTAGTTCGTCCAGGACATATTTTTCCATTGATAGCAAAAGATGGAGGAGTTCTTGTTCGAACGGGTCATACAGAAGGTAGTGTAGATTTATGTAAACTAGCTGGTTTAAATGGTGAAGCAGTTATTTGTGAAATCATGAAAGAAGATGGAACAATGGCAAGAAGAGATGATTTAGATATTTTTGCTGAAAAACACAATTTAAAACAAGTCTATATCTCTGATTTAGTTGAATATAGATTATCTCATGAAAAACTAGTGGAAGAAGTTTCTAGCTCTAATAAAATCTTTTTTTCAAAAGAAGTTATTCAAAAAGAGTTTAAAGATCATTTAGGGAATATTCATACAGCTATTATATTTGGTCAATTAGGACATACAACACATATTAAATTTCATACTATTTTACCGGATATAGATTTATTTTTAAATGATGAAAAGTTAAACTCTATGATTAAAACCATAAATTTCTTACAATCTAAAGGTGGAGTTTTAATTTTTTTAAATGATGAAATGAAGAAAAAAGAGTCTCAAAAAGATTATGGAATAGGAGCTCAAATTCTAAATAGTTTAAATATAAAACAAATTAAACTAATGACAAGTGGAGGTAAGCACTCTTTTGTTGGATTACAAGGATTTGGTTTAGAAATAGTAGAAGAGATTCAAATAGAGTGCTAA